The Setaria italica strain Yugu1 chromosome IX, Setaria_italica_v2.0, whole genome shotgun sequence genome has a window encoding:
- the LOC101782408 gene encoding E3 ubiquitin-protein ligase MARCH11 isoform X1: MSSGADGSAPGAALDPGPGPEPDREPQPPLPQAPAATLVPAPQQEMVALQTEAPAVTIVMSRPGEEVQAPAPQQEVVALQTEAPAPAVTIVISRPGEEVQVPDAKGVSPASSPQADGVKAMAASVSVTAAAAAKEAELARSDSFDDYEQCRVCQQKTEEPLVDLGCRCRGDLAKAHRTCIDVWFRTRGSNKCEICQQVAVNIPPPETQASQTSYWVWRVDSTYGRGRGGRERGWFSPLWVAFAILIGGLLLDVLISVSLGVSALPVNIIIGVLIVLGLGTALRLALECCQEWGSRRNVSNMPRLENIPPTGYHPAVV; encoded by the exons ATGTCGAGCGGCGCGGACGGATCGGCGCCCGGCGCGGCCCTAGACCCAGGGCCGGGCCCCGAGCCGGACCGTGAGCCGCAGCCGCCCTTGCCGCAAGCTCCAGCTGCGACGCTGGTGCCGGCGCCgcagcaggagatggtggcgtTGCAGACGGAGGCGCCGGCGGTCACCATCGTGATGTCGCGGCCAGGGGAGGAGGTtcaggcgccggcgccgcagcaggAGGTGGTAGCGTTGCAGACGgaggctccggcgccggcggtcaCCATCGTGATCTCGCGCCCAGGGGAGGAGGTTCAGGTGCCCGATGCAAAGGGCGTCTCCCCGGCGTCCTCCCCGCAGGCAGATGGCGTAAAGGCCATGGCCGCCTCAGTGTCGGTGACTGCTGCGGCGGCCGCGAAGGAGGCCGAGCTGGCGAGGTCCGACAGCTTCGACGACTACGAGCAATGCAG AGTCTGTCAGCAGAAGACAGAAGAACCTCTGGTAGATCTTGGATGCAGATGTCGTGGTGATCTTGCTAAAGCACACCGCACATGCATTGATGTTTGGTTTCGCACGAGAGGTTCAAACAAGTGTGAGATATGCCA ACAGGTGGCTGTCAATATCCCCCCTCCAGAGACACAAGCAAGT CAGACAAGTTATTGGGTTTGGAGGGTTGATTCGACTTATGGAAGGGGACGAGGAGGACGTGAAAGG GGATGGTTTAGCCCACTTTGGGTTGCATTTGCAATTCTGATTGGCGGTCTCTTATTGGACGTGCTAATATCTGTTTCCCTGGGCGTCTCCGCACTTCCTGTCAACATAATAATTG GCGTTCTTATTGTTCTCGGCTTGGGCACCGCCCTTCGCCTAGCTCTGGAGTGCTGCCAGGAATGGGGCTCCAGGAGGAACGTGAGTAACATGCCAAGGCTGGAGAACATACCGCCGACCGGGTACCATCCTGCAGTAGTATGA
- the LOC101782408 gene encoding E3 ubiquitin-protein ligase MARCH11 isoform X2, with protein sequence MSSGADGSAPGAALDPGPGPEPDREPQPPLPQAPAATLVPAPQQEMVALQTEAPAVTIVMSRPGEEVQAPAPQQEVVALQTEAPAPAVTIVISRPGEEVQVPDAKGVSPASSPQADGVKAMAASVSVTAAAAAKEAELARSDSFDDYEQCRVCQQKTEEPLVDLGCRCRGDLAKAHRTCIDVWFRTRGSNKCEICQQVAVNIPPPETQASTSYWVWRVDSTYGRGRGGRERGWFSPLWVAFAILIGGLLLDVLISVSLGVSALPVNIIIGVLIVLGLGTALRLALECCQEWGSRRNVSNMPRLENIPPTGYHPAVV encoded by the exons ATGTCGAGCGGCGCGGACGGATCGGCGCCCGGCGCGGCCCTAGACCCAGGGCCGGGCCCCGAGCCGGACCGTGAGCCGCAGCCGCCCTTGCCGCAAGCTCCAGCTGCGACGCTGGTGCCGGCGCCgcagcaggagatggtggcgtTGCAGACGGAGGCGCCGGCGGTCACCATCGTGATGTCGCGGCCAGGGGAGGAGGTtcaggcgccggcgccgcagcaggAGGTGGTAGCGTTGCAGACGgaggctccggcgccggcggtcaCCATCGTGATCTCGCGCCCAGGGGAGGAGGTTCAGGTGCCCGATGCAAAGGGCGTCTCCCCGGCGTCCTCCCCGCAGGCAGATGGCGTAAAGGCCATGGCCGCCTCAGTGTCGGTGACTGCTGCGGCGGCCGCGAAGGAGGCCGAGCTGGCGAGGTCCGACAGCTTCGACGACTACGAGCAATGCAG AGTCTGTCAGCAGAAGACAGAAGAACCTCTGGTAGATCTTGGATGCAGATGTCGTGGTGATCTTGCTAAAGCACACCGCACATGCATTGATGTTTGGTTTCGCACGAGAGGTTCAAACAAGTGTGAGATATGCCA ACAGGTGGCTGTCAATATCCCCCCTCCAGAGACACAAGCAAGT ACAAGTTATTGGGTTTGGAGGGTTGATTCGACTTATGGAAGGGGACGAGGAGGACGTGAAAGG GGATGGTTTAGCCCACTTTGGGTTGCATTTGCAATTCTGATTGGCGGTCTCTTATTGGACGTGCTAATATCTGTTTCCCTGGGCGTCTCCGCACTTCCTGTCAACATAATAATTG GCGTTCTTATTGTTCTCGGCTTGGGCACCGCCCTTCGCCTAGCTCTGGAGTGCTGCCAGGAATGGGGCTCCAGGAGGAACGTGAGTAACATGCCAAGGCTGGAGAACATACCGCCGACCGGGTACCATCCTGCAGTAGTATGA
- the LOC101782408 gene encoding E3 ubiquitin-protein ligase MARCH11 isoform X3 yields the protein MSSGADGSAPGAALDPGPGPEPDREPQPPLPQAPAATLVPAPQQEMVALQTEAPAVTIVMSRPGEEVQAPAPQQEVVALQTEAPAPAVTIVISRPGEEVQVPDAKGVSPASSPQADGVKAMAASVSVTAAAAAKEAELARSDSFDDYEQCRVCQQKTEEPLVDLGCRCRGDLAKAHRTCIDVWFRTRGSNKCEICQQVAVNIPPPETQASGWFSPLWVAFAILIGGLLLDVLISVSLGVSALPVNIIIGVLIVLGLGTALRLALECCQEWGSRRNVSNMPRLENIPPTGYHPAVV from the exons ATGTCGAGCGGCGCGGACGGATCGGCGCCCGGCGCGGCCCTAGACCCAGGGCCGGGCCCCGAGCCGGACCGTGAGCCGCAGCCGCCCTTGCCGCAAGCTCCAGCTGCGACGCTGGTGCCGGCGCCgcagcaggagatggtggcgtTGCAGACGGAGGCGCCGGCGGTCACCATCGTGATGTCGCGGCCAGGGGAGGAGGTtcaggcgccggcgccgcagcaggAGGTGGTAGCGTTGCAGACGgaggctccggcgccggcggtcaCCATCGTGATCTCGCGCCCAGGGGAGGAGGTTCAGGTGCCCGATGCAAAGGGCGTCTCCCCGGCGTCCTCCCCGCAGGCAGATGGCGTAAAGGCCATGGCCGCCTCAGTGTCGGTGACTGCTGCGGCGGCCGCGAAGGAGGCCGAGCTGGCGAGGTCCGACAGCTTCGACGACTACGAGCAATGCAG AGTCTGTCAGCAGAAGACAGAAGAACCTCTGGTAGATCTTGGATGCAGATGTCGTGGTGATCTTGCTAAAGCACACCGCACATGCATTGATGTTTGGTTTCGCACGAGAGGTTCAAACAAGTGTGAGATATGCCA ACAGGTGGCTGTCAATATCCCCCCTCCAGAGACACAAGCAAGT GGATGGTTTAGCCCACTTTGGGTTGCATTTGCAATTCTGATTGGCGGTCTCTTATTGGACGTGCTAATATCTGTTTCCCTGGGCGTCTCCGCACTTCCTGTCAACATAATAATTG GCGTTCTTATTGTTCTCGGCTTGGGCACCGCCCTTCGCCTAGCTCTGGAGTGCTGCCAGGAATGGGGCTCCAGGAGGAACGTGAGTAACATGCCAAGGCTGGAGAACATACCGCCGACCGGGTACCATCCTGCAGTAGTATGA
- the LOC101783352 gene encoding uncharacterized protein LOC101783352, translated as MISILAQERLLGFALGSVSMGGFVLHQRRAIYRSLAEADGSSYFYQPGEIISRKSSPELARVWNKAVDETLGRLVVYLSSRGW; from the exons ATGATCAGCATCCTCGCACAG GAGCGCCTCCTCGGATTCGCCCTGGGCTCCGTCTCCATGGGCGGCTTCGTCCTCCACCAGCGCCGCGCCATctaccgctccctcgccgaagcCGACGGATCGTCTTACTTCTACCag CCTGGTGAGATCATCAGTCGAAAAAGTTCACCTGAACTGGCTCGTGTATGGAACAAGGCGGTGGACGAGACTCTTGGACGACTTGTTGTATACCTTAGCTCTCGTGGGTGGTGA